From the Carettochelys insculpta isolate YL-2023 chromosome 27, ASM3395843v1, whole genome shotgun sequence genome, one window contains:
- the GADD45B gene encoding growth arrest and DNA damage-inducible protein GADD45 beta: MTLEELVACDNTAQKMQAVSEAVEQLLVAAQRQDCLTVGVYESAKLMNVDPDSVVLCLLAIDEEDEDDIALQIHFTLIQAFCCDNDINILRVSGMQRLATVLGVTTEDNSEPRDLHCILVTNPHTDSWKSQGLAAVASYCEESRCNNQWVPYVPLLER, translated from the exons ATGACCCTGGAAGAGCTGGTGGCCTGCGACAACACTGCCCAAAA GATGCAGGCGGTGAGCGAAGCGGTGGAACAGCTGCTGGTGGCTGCCCAGAGACAGGACTGCCTGACGGTCGGCGTGTACGAGTCGGCCAAGCTGATGAATGT TGATCCGGACAGTGTGGTGCTGTGCCTCCTGGCCATCGATGAGGAGGATGAGGACGACATCGCCTTGCAGATCCACTTCACCCTCATCCAGGCCTTCTGCTGTGACAATGACATCAACATCCTGCGGGTGTCTGGCATGCAGCGGCTCGCCACGGTCCTGGGTGTGACCACGGAGGACAACAGCGAGCCCCGGGACCTGCACTGTATCCTGGTGACG AATCCCCATACTGATTCCTGGAAAAGCCAAGGCTTGGCAGCAGTAGCCAGCTACTGTGAGGAGAGTCGCTGTAacaaccagtgggtcccctatgTCCCGCTGCTGGAGCGTTGA